Part of the Parambassis ranga chromosome 16, fParRan2.1, whole genome shotgun sequence genome, TACAAAAGGATGAAGCAAAGTGTAAAAAGAATACTACCAAGAGCAGTGATGAACATGTGCTATCAACATAGAGCTATCACTGATTTCAAACATGTCACAAGGGGAAAATTGGTTTCCTCTTGGATATCTACAAAACTATTAATATCACTCTTTATATGGGAAGGAAATAAAGTTACACAAGCAATAGAATAAAATAGTTTGTATTCAAGTTTGGCTACATGCTGTGATGTGATTATGTGTTGTAATCCATAAGCCAGGCTTACATGTATTTGAGAAAGGCAAATGTTTGCTTGATTCAtccacagagaaacaaaccAGGGGAAGGAAATACTTTGTCCTTTCACTTCTGTCCATTAAAAGGGGGCTGACTTTCAGATTTTTTAATCAAACAGTCTTACATTGAGTTCCCTTTATGTTCCTTTTTGGACATCCTGGAATATTTCCAAGTGGACGGATCAGTAACAACAATGCCACTTGAGAAAGTACTGGTTTGTTGTTTCTATGTTTTCATGTATCACTGCCAGGGTTTCCTCATACCATTAgttctttactatgtaaaggttagaAAAATCTCTCCATCTGTCCACCTTCTCAGCCAAAGCTATGTCAGATAACAGACTTATTTTAACACTTTGCAGTAATTCTGCAGTGTGCAAAGGCATGCGCTGGTGGGTTAGCTATTACCTTTGTGTCCTGTTGTATGTTAGATTAGGACATTTCCCCTGGAGGTGTCTTTGCTGCATTTATTGTAGCCACCTCAACTTATGTACATGAAAGGAGAGCTTGTCTCTCACTCTACTTCACCTGAGTTCTTGTTTGCTGCTGTGGCTACATGGCCCTGCAGGAAGAAAGCAACCGAGGTGGGACAGGCACTTGTTGTGCTGAAATGAATGGCTAAGTCAGAAGCAGAGTGTTGCAATAAGATTgctgaaggaagaggaggagacattCATTCCACAGGTGCAGAGTGGATTCAGTGCTTGCAAGCATCTCATGCCTGGGTGTGTAAGTCATGTCTGCTCCTTATGTGTCGTGGCGGCGTTTTCTCTTGGCTTTATGTGCATACAGGAAATACATAGTGTGCCCAGTTGTGATGAATAACACAGAAATGATAACAAGGATGCCAAAGTGTTGTGGCTGTGGAGCAGAGATCACCATGATGAAGTGAAGTAGGTCCATCAGGTAATTCATAGAGCTCTGCACCCCATTTACCACTCCTCTCTCTGACTCGCAGATGTTCTCCTGCAGAAGCTGGGTCACGGTCAGGTCAAAGGACCAGAGACCTAAAACACAGTCATAGTTAGAGGTTAAAAAATGAAGTTAGGCTGGAATTTAGCTGTGTAACATACCTACATGCCAtttacttttttgtttctttgctttaAGATTTTTAAATGTCAGTGATGTAACTGCAGTTATTTGTACTGTGCAGGACTTTTGTCTGTTAATAGAGGTGAATTGACTAAAATGGTCACACATTTCGTCTCAAAAAGGGCCGATTTAAATGAATGATAAATGACCAATAATATCTGTAATGCCAGTGCCTGACCCAGCCTCTAATGCTGACATTATCCCATAGATTGTAAATCAATATGGACTGTATTTTATTGTCTTGTTGCCTACTCACCAATGCGTGCTGTGATGACCCCCAAGAACAACAGGATAATGGAGATGTACGATTCTGGAGCTGTACCGGAGGGCACATTGTCAAAAAGCACAGTGTTGTTGGTCCAGTGGATGGAGGAGCGGTCAGGCAGCAGTGGCTGATTGCTGCCTCCTGTCAGaggatatgtgtgtttttgccttTTGCTTGCCATCCCTCCAAGCTCAGCAGAGGAATTTGAGTTAATGTAGGGCATCAACAAGCTGAGATCCATAGGGCTGCCAGGGGcgaacacagagcacacacacagcagcaagcaGCCCAGGTGGAGGCAGCTTGAGATGATACCTGTGTTAACCAGGCCGTAGGTCTTTCTGAGTCTGGTAAACATCACGGTGCCCATTAACCCTGTAATAGCTGACACACCCATCAGCAGGCTGAGGAGAGATCCACTTATCCCCTGAGTGTAGGCGTAGCCAGTGGTTATGCAGTCGAACCCCAGGACTGTGGTGTAGAGGAAGGCCAGACCCATTCCTGCCAGGAAGACAGGCTGCCGATAGTAGGCCCTCCAGCCATCTTTGCAGGTGCTCACCAGCCAGCGAAACCTCCGGAAACACAGTGGCAGGTCTGTGATTTCTTTTAGGTGTACGCTTGAGTTGCAGTTGCCCTCTGTCAGAGGCTGAGGTTGTGCAACATTGCCTTCCCCTAATGAGAAAGAGGAATGGCATCCATCACTTCTGTTCATCACGACTAATGGCCTAATCCTCAGTGGGTTTTTGCTTCCTTTCTACTCCATGATACACATCATCTGTCAAATTTCTTCCTTTTACACTAATTAATTTCGACCATGTTAACTGTGGACTACACAAACTGTGGATTGGttttaaaataatgtatatAATGTGATGTAATGCATGCTCTAGGAAGCCCTggagctggatttttttttctactatgGCTGTACTTATTTAAATGCATTGTGTagtatattataatattaatgaACTTGCAAGACTGATTAAGCCCACTGCAGCTTCAGGCTAGGTTAAACATTTTATAACTCAACTCCTATgctgcttaactcttcaaaatGTAAATTCAATGTCTATCTaaattgttttttgtcttttcaccAACCTTCTGAACTGTAACATTTTTGATTATGTATTTTGTATACTGTACTGTGGTCAACTCATTCTCAGCTGTTGAATGATCATCTCTTGTATGTTCTGCAGTTAAATATCTAGCATTACAGTAGAAGGTCTTAGATTGTTAACAACAATTGTGAGTTCATACCTTGTGACCTCCTCTTTGTTGTCTGCAGGTACTCCTGATCCTCTTCCACCACTGGCGGTTTGACGGAGAGAGCAGGGACGATGCGGTACACCCGCgacaagaagaagaactccACAATGAGAGACACAAGGTTCCAGCCTAGAATAAAGCCACAGCCGACCACATTGGAGGCCAGGGTCATGACCTGTCCCACTGCTAGTGGGGCCAGGATGTTAGTCACCTGATCTATCCTCCTCATGGTTGCATTCATTCCTTTGTGAGAATCAGACATACAGAGGTTAACGAGTGTCCGTGGCAGGATTTAAAGCAAGAGACGTTACGTATCACTATCTGATACTCAGATATTTATAGTGTGCAACTAGTGATGTGGACATTTAACAATGAATCTTTTTCTTACCGGCTAGGTGGCCTCGGTTGTACCCTGTGATTACCACAATCCAGTCCCTCTGAATGGCAATGGTCAGCGCTGTGCTTGCAAGGTTTGCCACATCTGCCAGGATGATCACCACCGTATAACAAACCACCTTGTGTGAGTTTTGCGATGCAATATGTTACTATGACAGCACAGAGTAGCCACAAGCTCATAAGCAAAGACAACAGgggcagaggacagagggaacAACAGCAATAACTCTTCTGTGTAATAACCATGGTAAGTATCCTGTTTACAGACTCATCAAATATAATTACTAGGACATTTTATCAAGTGTGCAGGTGGTTACTCACAGTCAGCCATCCATCCCAGATCTGTTCGATCCTTTGCTTATATGAGAACACCAACATGAGCACAATGCTACATACTGTCACAGAGGTGTTCTGAATGAAAAGAGATGCATGTGCAACTAAaacagaaaatggaaaaaacgTTTCAGAATTTCAGATATACAAGGTATATTATTCTGTGAAAATGAATGCTAGATGTGACAGATATGAGTCAGTGGCTGTGAACCATGTGCCTTGAGTCTTGCTGGTTGAGTCTAGCTATCAAATCAAGGAGTGATTTACACTTGAGATATCGGGTGAATGCAATTCACCACCTAGTGGGATAGGAGGCCAGCAAATTTCTTGGCCCAAGATTGAAATCCACAGATCTCTTATCACCTTGCTGTCATACACAGTATGCTAAAATCTTTAGATGGGTATGAAATTGTTGTGCATACCTTTATTTCTAGGATTGCGATCAACCCAGTCTCCAATCAAAGCCCCAAGCAGGAGCACTGACCCAGCCACAACCAATCCAAACACCGCAGTCAATAGCAAATTACGGCCATAGAGCTCAATCAGGAACACTGAGATTGCAAAGTGCCACATGCGGTCACCCTGTTTAACACAAGAGTCATCATTACATGTTGCTTTGCAAGATGCTGCCAGTATGCTGGTACACAGTTCACAGTAAGTAGACTACCTTGCAGTTATTTTAGTTTCGATGTCCTATGTATTGCTCCACGAATGTGTTTCTTCAGGAAATGATTCTTACCCACATTGACAATGCTCCACTGACATAGATGAGAAACTTGGGACCCTTGAGGTAGATAAGAGCTGAACCTTTGATGGAAATGCATGACAATCGAATAAGAACACATTCTATATGCTGCCAACACATCGCAAAAGTAGTTGGATTTTAAGTGGAGGTTACCTGGTATACTCCGTGCCTTTTTAGCTCTTGAATCCCTGATGTCGTCAGATTCGAACTCCACGACGACCCCGCCACACTGGGAGGCATCTGCTCGCTGGGACATTTCCTAGTGAAGGAATATGTCCGGAAGCTGTTGAACTTGTTCTGTTGTTGATAGTACGTTTTTTTAGGTAATTGCCCTGctttgatatttaaaaaaacagtgcaatgtatttattttttactgttattGTACTTGATAGTTATTACAGTTCAGATAAGAGCAGCAAAATCTGTAAACATTGTAGTACTAAGTAATTGCAGTAATATTTTTCATATTGGACACAGTATCCTTTCAGACAAGCTCCTGTAATCGCTCCAGCATATTTGCAATGTTAGTTATATTAAATATGCTACCCCTTTACAtcagtcacatcattttttacaAATATACAAGAACTTTAACTTCTGAGTTGAGGTTGATTAGTCAGTTAAATCATATTTGTCACCCTTCTAGATATAGAAATACTGAAAGTATCATTAGCTTGTTACCTTGTGTAGCTGTACGACTGCAGTCCCTAACAGACAATAAAAAGTGCCCACTGCAGAAGACAGTCAACAGAGGGTCAGTTATCACCTTTGTTCGGATGTTGCACTCAGTCCTCGCTGTTGTTCCTCCGTGATGTATCTTATGCCATGTATCCTACATTGGGATGTTAGTCTTTCCTGAGAGCTGGAATTCAAGCTGTAGTAGTTTGAAAGGCTTACTAACATCACAGTGTTCAAGTGCACCATTGTATGAAAGTGCCAGAAAAGCagaacaggcagagagacaacaaAGGCAGCCAGCATATTCCAAAGCACGTGACTCTCTGGGGACAATATCACTGTCCACCCACATCACAAAAAAGACAACTGCGTAACTGCGTAtgacacacatagacacacatgcacatggtCAGTGAGCACATGCATCAGTCTACTACTCTCATACACCCACATGCACTGTTGACGTGCAAAAAAAGTTACATAAAGGACACACCATGCAACAGTACATCACACTTGCAGCATTGCAAGCATTAACTATTGATGTCATAGAGCTGTACAAGGGCTATGATTGACAAGATAATGCATTGCCGTAACAAATATCTTGAGTGTTTATTGCACATACAAAAACAGAATTGTGTTAACATAAAAATTACTTCTTGGAAAATGAATGATGTGCTTATCACAAGCCACCCTTCACTCATTCCTATTCAAAGCATTGACACAGGAAATTAAGTGCTTTCTCCCTTTAATCAGATTATAGCACAAACATGATATCCAGATTCAGGCTTTAATAATGTGTCCTTTACTCGTGAGACATTGTACTGCTTTCATTTTTCTGGCAGGGTCTGCATTTCCTTCACCAGCAAAAACGCACTTGTGTGAATTAAGATAAATCAGTGTATTGTAACTTCATAACTTTCAGATTGAAATGACATCTGCAACAGCAAATACACTGTAATAGTGATAATGTCATTTAAATCTGATGTCAGCTATAACACTGCATTATATACAGAACAGACATTATCAATAAAAGGGAGTAATCCATAGTAACATGCTATTAAATGACAAGTAGACACAAGTTAGTTAGCAAAGGTAGTCCTGTCCACCAATCAGAAAAACTACAACTTAAATTTCTTGTTTACATGTAATTCTTCAGGAACCCCACAAATTTGTAGAGAGCCACGAGGGCAATAGGGACCAGAGGAAGAACAGATAAGAGCACACAGACAACAATGACCCATTCAGGATAATGCAGAACATCAGCAGGAGGGAAGTACACCTCTGGGAGCATTTTGAAcaagtcatgtttttttttatcctgtggCAGATAGGATATAAATTACATACAATGTCTTAGAAATCTTTCTTGTATAATCTGGGTTCCAGGCATTATATGTGGGTCGTTTTTCAGCCTCAACCACAACATatgccacaaaaaaacaaaaaaattcatTAAAGGGCTGAAAAAGTATCATGTTGCCTGCCAGTAGATGTTTGGTCTTCGTCCTGTCATCCATTCAATGTCATCATTAATCCTGTAAGCAATAGACTGTAGAGCAAGAATACACAAGGATGACATGATTATCATTATGACTTTTTTATTCCATAGATGTATGACACAGCAATGATCTCAAAGAAGGCTATGATGAGCAGAGGCATGGACCCCACATAACTGTTGATTATTTCCAGCCAGTAGTTTCCAGAGCCGAGTAAAGATGAGATCCACAGTAAAGGAGGTAAGACACATTAAGcctataaaatataaaagcttAAATAAACTGTTATGTGTAAAAAGTTACTGATATGTgcctaattatttttttgttgtcataaTACAATACAACATAAAGTTTTTTTGCTTACCTGTGAATATTTTTCTTAGGAACCCATGTTGGGACCTTGTGTACATCCAGCAGAGCAGTAAGGACCCCCTCTAGATTtccaaacatggaggacaggcCCAGGCAGAAGAGCATGAAACTGCCCAGCAAATTAATCACTGCCTCACTGAACACAATGAAGGCCAGTCCAGTTCCTGAAGCACTCTGAAGGTAGGATGTAATACAACATCACAAACATGACTTCAAAAAACCCTAGATAACTaataatacatgaaaaattgTAATGGTCACAGTAGTTTTAAGTCTTTTGTCTAACTAGTCTGAAGAAAAGGGGAGGTTGTTTGTTTCAGGAGATGAAGGGGTGACGTTTGCTTTACCCACCTCTTATTTCTTGTTGGCCTGAGTGGCTTGTTTAATAAAAAGGATTATGTTGAAAGTGGCATGATATGATGTTGGTAACAGAAGCAATAACAGCTGATAATACTGAATAAGGAACTCAGTGATAGTACACATGCCTTATTTAATACTTAAATTGCCTCATTTAATACTTAAATTACTTTTTAAGACACAACAGTGACCCCAGCtggtcacacaccttcactacATGGCTCAGAGTCACCTTCCCTCAGTGTTAGCACCTCCCCTCAGCCTCCAGAtctaaaatatttataaaaaatgtaatatcCTGAGTCATAATTAGCCTTACTAAAGGTCTGTTTGTGCTTTTTAATATCTTTGAAGAAAATTTTATAAATTTTTGACAAACATTTTATAATAAAGATGTTATTGTTGGCTTTTTTTTAGTGCTAAGCCCCCGAGCGAGTTATAATACAGACTCCAAAAAGACTCTGCAAGGCATATAGCAAGGATCACAACATCTGAGTTCCCAAACTGTGCCAAGTTTATGCTTAATGGTGCACACTGTATTCTTAATATGAATCATAACAGCATGaacataaatgaaaacaaattagGTTGTTTTGGGCTCATTATTCATTTCAATTTGGTCACACAGGATGGATATGAATTTTGCTCCAGAGTTAGGACATTCTCCTGCAAGAATTTCCTTGCACTTTTGTCATCTGTACAGATCAGTGACAAACCCATCTGCTGAATGTCCATTTGACAGTATAGTTGTGATATTGACTGTTAAAGAAGGCTGTCCCCAAATGCAGGAAACAAATTAAGGCAGGCAGCCTTTATCAAGATGCTTTTTTAAGCAATACAACAAAAtcatgtttcttctttttctttcaataAACAGACAATACAAAATATATTTCAGCAGTATTACCATATGAACTGACAAGACTACAAGATCCCCTGTAATTAAAAACGAATAGATGACTGACATATTAAGGTATGGCTTTTTTCTCTCACACCATAAAAGTCTCACTTGCCTCCTCCATGACTCTGACACAGATAAGGAAATCGCCAGACATTTCCAAGTCCCACACAAAACCCCACACAAGTCAGCATGTACTGAGCCTTGTTGTCCTATTTTGGTCtgtctccagcctcctccttctcctccagcttgtccaGCTGCTGATGGGACAATATCCTGTCCTCCAGGCCCGGGTTGGGGAGCTTTAGCTTCATGATCTGCCAAACACTGTAGTATTGTAGTGATACAAGAACAGCACTGTATAGCGCTGGAATGTAAATTGAGGCTCACACTGTGAGATCTTATGTACTGGACGTCTGTAACGGATTGACTAGTCTGTGGTGTCAGAGAGCATCAGCTAGAGGTGTTCAGTCTTTGAAGCCAAAGTTGAGCAAGAACACACCTGACAGTTAACTTGTGTCTTATCTGATGGCAAAGGGTCAGTGCACAGGAGTCACACTTGTTGCTTACTGAAGCAAAAATGTTTTATGTGATTTATTATATGGTCAACTTTAAAGGCATATAGTTCatccaaataaaacaaaaatagtttTTTACTTAAAGGCAGCATTATAGTTCATTATATTAGGACTGGATATCATTAATGACAGTACTGAAAAACTTTTTATGCCTGTCAACAATGGTTGCTTCTCCCAAGCATTATATACCTATAAATACAAACCCAGCACACAGTAATAAAAAGCTGTAATGAACAAACAAGCAGAATGATCAAAGATGATCATTCAAAGGTTTAAACCAATAAGAAATAAATGCATGTTGACAGATTCAATTTTTATTCTTGGTCTTAGAAACAGGACTTAGTCTGAAAATCCAAAATtaaaatttgtatttttgttaaaCACATACTTATGTATTCAGCTATTATTGTCAGTACTTCAGACAACACATTTACATTATAATGCTTTAAAGCTGATTTACATACATAAAATCTGTAAAGTTGTAGACTGAGAACTAGAAACTTTTCGTATGCCCACTAGATTCTTGCTTCTGTATAAAGCATATATATACAGCTAAATTATAACCCATATAACACTATAGAGGCATGACAAAGTTGAATCCTTTACCTCACTGCTAACATCAGTGCAGAGCCTCTCGTGCACGTCTCACTTTCACCACTTGAGGCCGCAATTGCGCCTGTAATATGAGCTCCATCAGGCCGACAAAGCTTTGGCTGCTGCGTCTCTTTGCAGAGTTTATGCATGAGGAGGGAGCCGCTTCCCATCGCTCTAACAGACCAGGCACCAAGTGTAGCAGTCCCGTCCGCAGTCTGCCTCAGCAGCACCTCAACCGCCCGCAATGCCCTTGGATACTGCCGCCCCGTTCTGACTAAGCGCGTCTCTGAGCAGCTTACCCTGGATCTTTACTTTTGGACTGTTGCGAACACTGTCCCGACTCATCTGCGCAGCGTGAAAACAAATGGAGAAGGTCCAAGGATAACTGGGTGCAGGATTGTGCTACTGCAGGAGACCTGCCGGTAGTTCGCTGCCCCGGTGGGGGGGCTGCGCGTCTGTCAGAGGCTGTTGTGTCGCATCCACTATTTTGATGGTCTGAATTTGCCTTGTATGGATACATCATGGCTACGTTTATATGCAGGGTGCAGTTCTTAGATGATACTGATCCATTTAACAGCACCAATTTCCCCGAGCCGACCAGACCACCTCTGTACACCTTCAGGGAAGATATTCCTCTGATCAATCAGATTGCTGGAGTCCACAGGCTTCTGAAAGCCCCGCAGAAGGTATGCAGCATagttaaaaaacaacaagaacaaaaaagctcttaaattgtgtttttgtaggTTTCTTTAAATCAGCCTGGTTAAAAGTTAACACCCACACCTGAATTAATAATTAGCCTGAACGTTTCGATGGTGTTACTACTAAACAAAGCTAATGGGCCAATGATTGAATGAGTTTGCTGATAATGGGATACTGAGGGAGCATCAATATGTACAAAGCTGTTCATGCATGGACGGATTTTCTTGTTATTTATTATCTAGCCTGTATGGAATGGTTCAAATTGTGAACGTTGCCTAGTATTAATTTGTGTacagttcaaataaataatataaaccatcctcaaaaaaaaacatctttttgtgGCATTTTTGATGTCACCAGTGGGCAGGCTTGAAGTCCATGTGACCATAAATTACAGTGCATTAAAGGCTAACTTGGTCGTTTATTGATCAATTCCATTGATCAATAAATTGATTTTCTTCTAGGGTTTATTGGACTTTATTAGACTACTTCGACAGTCTGATCTGAACACATCATCCGAATCAAAAACATTTTCCCACTATTTtttgttagggttagggtttatGTTGGCATATTTATTTCCTTGGTCAGAAGCAGAATGCATTTTGCTGTCACTGCACACTGCCATCACGTCAGTCTGCATTTATTCCCAACTGGTTGAGGAGGTGAAACGCTTTCCCAGGGTCCACTGCTCTGCTACATCTTGGGAATAACTCAATGTTCTTCTGTAGTGAAACATACAGCCAGGATCTATATTGCTTGAAGATATCTGCCTTCTGGTTAGATGTTGTGCATCTAAAGACATTTTATAAAGTGGCTCAGTGGCCACCGCATCTGACGTGTGAACGTTTTATGGAGCATGCATCACCGTCTGGTTTCGGGAGGTTGTGTAACTATAAAGCTAATTTGGGTCTTTCTTCATTCTGTCAGATCATTGCTACTTCATCTTGTTCGGGTGTAGCTGGTAAGGTAGGGCACGGAAGCCTCTGGATGCTGTGGGTCACCACAAGTCTGGCTCTCATTCTGCAGCCTACTTGGTCTGACCAGCAGGGTGGGATGGGGATGCTTTCCACTGTTTGAGAGAGGGAAGCGGGcagaattaaaaacacaaacaaagagctGATGTACTTTGCACAGTCAACTGGTCTCAGTTTAGCTGTAGGCCAGCTGGACCACAAAGTAGACTGAAAGGGAATGCCAGTGGTAGGCTCTACAGGGCTTGGTTAGTGGTCACATGGGCATTAGTGGTTAGCTCTGGGGAGCAGTTTTTTGTGCttcacataaacaaaaacagtcaGGTGGATGACAAGGCTGCATTACCACCTTTGAGCTAGGAGTTCTCAGATTCACACCCTCAAAAGGTGAATCATTGTGACCCTGTGAAGACCTTCAGCTACAAACCTGTTGTCTTTAAGCCCTGTCTCTGTAGTGCAGGTCATTCTGATATAAATAGTGCACCGCTTGCTACCACATGGTGCCGAGGGAGTCAAACAGCTAGCACATGCTGTTTCTGGACTGTTGCTGTCAGTTTTAGTCTGCAGTCTCAAGAGGGGGAAgatctgcacatgtgtgtgtgtgattgttgttATTTGTACTATACCTGTGTATAGGCTTGGCCTGTACATAGGGTTGTACCTCAGCTCTGCTACCAtactgattaaaaaaatcagTTATAATGCCCTTGAAGAGCAACACCAGGCAGGGTTTATATTCTCTAGCAACAAGGAGTCACACCATGAATAATTGTTGTTTAGCAACAGCTTTGTTAGGACAGCAGATCCACTTTGAAATCATATTTCCACCATGTGGCCTTCTGGAAAATGCCATACCACCATGTGTCTTCATTCAGTGTGCCATGTACAGTTATTGTTTTGCAATTGTGATTGAGACACTACAGACAGACCGATATATTGGGCAGCAGATATTATTTGTCAGTTTTGTTGGTATGCACAATGTAAGCACTGTCTACAGCACATTTTCATATAGTTGTGAGATACATTGCTATAAACGGTAATAAACACTGGCCTTGTATCTTCCTTTTTAAAACCCAACTGTAATGTAAACCCATTCATGACTGCCATCATTATATCTCTTTGATCTTAGCATGTTAAAACCTGCACCAGCCCCCAAAACCATCCATGCACTTCATCCATGCATCATTTTTGCACAGCTTTTTGTAACGCAAAGTACTACCTGACTCATCCTTTTGTAATACTGTCAGATGAAATGTGCATGCTGTTCAAAATCTGCTGGAGTTTTTCCAGATCTGCAGCTTGTCAGCATAGATCAATAGTGCCGTGCTCCTCTCTTACTGTCTTCGCTGACAGTGTTTTGTAATTTGTGGCTTGGTGGCCTTGAGGCCTTGCATCAGTTTGCAAAAAGCAGAGTTGTCTTGGGAGAATTGACTCTCACTTTACCAATTTTAACCAACAGTTTTTGGggactgttgtttttctgactGTTTTTTGTACTATAATGATAAGTTATGCTAAATGCTGTAAAATACAGGCCTCTCCTTCATGCCTGTCAAAGCTCCTTTGAATTCTTTTACACATTGTCATGCATTGTTGAAGTTTTGCCAGTCTCTGAATTTTGAAGAGTTGTCCTAAGCATTttgaagaggagcagagggctTCTTTCTGAAGAGTGCATCAGTGGAGGGCTTGAATTGGACTTGACAGGAGATTAACACAGTcgttgtggtttgtgtgtgggaTGGGTGTTTTAACCCCAGACGGCAACATCACCTTTATCAAACAAAGTGGTTGACTGTAATTCTTGTTGTTTGATTCAGAATTTCTGATGTGTATGGTAGTATTAGATTATGATAAGGTTCATATGCACACAGTGTATATGCTATCTCATTCCAGACATCTTTATTCTGTGGAAAACAAAGCCATTTAGAGTGAGATAGCAGTTTTAAATGGGAAATTGCATGGTGTTTATTTTTAGTTCTTTCTGTCTTAACTGCTTCCCTGGTCAGTGGACCACAGTATGGTGGTTGAAGGGAGAGGCCAGACctcagtgtgtgagcagagcGCTTGTGGTTACATCTTTGGACTTGGCCATCACAGGGCCACTGTGGGTTCAAGTCCTGGGCAGGGGACAGCTAAAGAAGCCTCTGTTTCTGATAATCTGGCAGCACTATTCCTGGATTAAAGATCATATAAGTGCATCAACCTGGCCTGGTTATAGATTACAATGTCTGTAATTAGAAATCCAGCTCAGTTATATAATGAGCAAACAAAGTAACACCAATTAGAGGATGAATGTGTGAATACATGGAAGAgtagatggatagatagatgagGATTAGTTAATGGTAAACtgtattttactttactttactaattTTTTCTGCCCCTGTTGCTTTTGGTCTGAAAGTCAAACCCTCATGTGGGGAACTGCATTTCTCGGTTCCACAGTTGGCTAATTACTAGCTACAGCTGCAAATGCAGCCCAATGTtttgtctgtttcaggttgtgaTACAGAGTGAAAAGCTGGAAGAGTACAACCTCTTTTCCAATCCATGAATTTAAGCACCAAAAGCAGAATAAAAGTACATAGGCTAATATAATGCTAATACTTTTTAAAGTACGTAACAAGTTTTGTAGATCCAGGGACAGTAAGCAT contains:
- the LOC114448813 gene encoding solute carrier family 40 member 1; protein product: MSQRADASQCGGVVVEFESDDIRDSRAKKARSIPGSALIYLKGPKFLIYVSGALSMWGDRMWHFAISVFLIELYGRNLLLTAVFGLVVAGSVLLLGALIGDWVDRNPRNKVAHASLFIQNTSVTVCSIVLMLVFSYKQRIEQIWDGWLTVVCYTVVIILADVANLASTALTIAIQRDWIVVITGYNRGHLAGMNATMRRIDQVTNILAPLAVGQVMTLASNVVGCGFILGWNLVSLIVEFFFLSRVYRIVPALSVKPPVVEEDQEYLQTTKRRSQGEGNVAQPQPLTEGNCNSSVHLKEITDLPLCFRRFRWLVSTCKDGWRAYYRQPVFLAGMGLAFLYTTVLGFDCITTGYAYTQGISGSLLSLLMGVSAITGLMGTVMFTRLRKTYGLVNTGIISSCLHLGCLLLCVCSVFAPGSPMDLSLLMPYINSNSSAELGGMASKRQKHTYPLTGGSNQPLLPDRSSIHWTNNTVLFDNVPSGTAPESYISIILLFLGVITARIGLWSFDLTVTQLLQENICESERGVVNGVQSSMNYLMDLLHFIMVISAPQPQHFGILVIISVLFITTGHTMYFLYAHKAKRKRRHDT